From the Vibrio metoecus genome, one window contains:
- a CDS encoding glycosyltransferase family 2 protein, which translates to MNKPTLAVALIVKNEARHLDECLQTVHDWVDEIVVLDSGSHDETEQVARRYTEKFYVNAKWPGFGQQRQLAQSYVQSDYVLWLDADERVTPELKQSILQAVAANKPDTLYQFARLSWVFGRFIRHSGWYPDRVLRLYPTQLTRYNDALVHEKVHVEPSMKVETLAGDAIHYTYNDVHHYLVKSAGYAKAWADQRQAKGKKASLSQGIVHAVGCFLKMYLLKRGFLDGKQGFLIALLSAHSTFVKYADLWARDNDEHYKR; encoded by the coding sequence GTGAATAAACCAACGCTTGCTGTCGCATTGATAGTAAAAAATGAAGCGCGTCATCTGGATGAGTGCTTACAAACCGTGCACGACTGGGTTGATGAAATCGTGGTGCTCGATTCTGGCAGTCACGATGAAACCGAGCAGGTCGCGCGTCGTTACACTGAAAAATTTTACGTGAATGCAAAGTGGCCGGGCTTTGGCCAGCAGCGCCAGTTGGCACAATCTTATGTCCAATCGGATTATGTGCTGTGGCTGGATGCCGATGAGCGAGTGACTCCGGAGCTCAAGCAAAGCATTTTGCAAGCCGTTGCCGCTAATAAGCCGGATACCTTGTATCAATTTGCACGCCTCAGTTGGGTGTTTGGTCGCTTTATCCGCCATAGCGGTTGGTACCCCGATCGCGTACTGCGCCTCTACCCAACTCAGCTGACTCGCTACAATGACGCATTAGTGCATGAAAAGGTGCACGTTGAACCAAGCATGAAAGTCGAAACTTTAGCGGGCGATGCGATTCACTACACCTATAACGATGTGCACCACTATCTGGTGAAATCCGCGGGTTACGCCAAAGCGTGGGCGGATCAGCGTCAGGCGAAAGGCAAGAAGGCATCCCTTTCTCAAGGCATCGTCCATGCTGTGGGCTGTTTTTTGAAAATGTATCTGCTCAAGCGCGGTTTTTTAGATGGAAAACAGGGATTTTTAATTGCACTGCTCTCTGCACACTCCACCTTTGTGAAATACGCTGATTTGTGGGCACGTGATAATGACGAGCACTACAAACGCTAA
- a CDS encoding glycosyltransferase family 9 protein — protein sequence MKKLLVIRNDKIGDFMLAWPSFAMLKASLPDCHITALVPKYTAALAELCPWIDAVIIDPGQQADKVQHQQLVQSLKAQQFDASINLFSTMYNALLVWKARIPYRLAPATKLAQIFYQHRIKQKRSQSAKPEYEYNLDLVRAFLRDIGQPIIEPNAPYLTFPAEQLAAQRSKLADQLELNPAKAWLFVHAGSGGSANNLSLTQYSELVTGVMDEHKQVVLTAGPGEEEKAAQLQSLLSEQGVSAALYAKNDGLVDFTRSLACAQLFIAGSTGPLHIAAALDVPTVGFFPAKRSATPLRWRPLNSQGKHIAFCPPPADDKANQENMSRIDMKSVLTELAPWLRSVQL from the coding sequence ATGAAAAAGTTACTGGTTATTCGCAACGATAAAATTGGCGATTTTATGCTGGCTTGGCCAAGTTTCGCTATGCTGAAAGCTTCTCTACCGGATTGTCATATCACCGCGCTGGTGCCGAAATACACCGCCGCACTGGCTGAGCTTTGTCCATGGATTGACGCGGTGATCATCGACCCCGGTCAACAGGCGGATAAGGTGCAGCATCAGCAGTTGGTGCAAAGCTTAAAAGCGCAGCAGTTTGATGCTTCTATTAACCTGTTTTCGACCATGTATAACGCGCTCTTAGTATGGAAAGCACGCATTCCTTACCGTTTAGCGCCCGCGACCAAATTGGCGCAGATTTTCTATCAGCACCGCATTAAGCAAAAGCGCTCGCAATCGGCCAAGCCGGAATACGAATATAATCTTGATTTGGTACGTGCTTTTTTGCGTGATATCGGCCAGCCGATTATTGAACCAAACGCACCGTATCTGACCTTTCCTGCTGAGCAGTTGGCGGCGCAGCGCAGCAAACTCGCTGATCAGCTAGAGCTTAATCCGGCTAAGGCGTGGCTTTTTGTTCATGCAGGCAGTGGCGGTTCAGCGAATAATCTCTCTTTGACGCAATACAGTGAGTTAGTGACAGGCGTGATGGATGAACACAAACAAGTGGTGCTCACCGCAGGTCCTGGTGAAGAAGAGAAAGCGGCGCAATTGCAAAGTTTGCTTTCTGAGCAAGGAGTGTCGGCAGCCTTGTACGCCAAAAATGACGGGCTGGTGGATTTCACGCGCTCGCTGGCGTGCGCGCAGCTTTTTATCGCGGGCTCGACAGGGCCTTTGCATATCGCAGCAGCCTTGGATGTGCCCACGGTCGGATTCTTCCCAGCCAAGCGTTCAGCAACGCCACTGCGCTGGCGACCACTCAACTCGCAAGGTAAGCACATCGCTTTTTGTCCGCCGCCCGCAGATGATAAAGCGAACCAAGAGAACATGAGTCGGATTGATATGAAGAGCGTATTGACTGAGCTTGCGCCTTGGCTGCGTAGTGTGCAGCTTTAA
- the coaD gene encoding pantetheine-phosphate adenylyltransferase, with protein sequence MSQKRLSRVIYPGTFDPITNGHLDLIERAAQMFDEVIIAVAASPSKNTLFTLEERVEFARHVTSHLDNVSAKGFSGLLVDFAKAEKANVLIRGLRTTVDFEYEFGLTNMYRRLMPGLESVFLTPAEEHAFISSTLVREVAIHGGNVDEFVPTIVANALHQKKKI encoded by the coding sequence GTGAGCCAAAAACGTCTTTCCCGAGTGATTTACCCCGGCACTTTTGACCCCATCACTAACGGTCATCTGGATCTGATTGAGCGCGCCGCGCAAATGTTTGATGAAGTGATCATAGCCGTGGCCGCCAGCCCGAGTAAAAACACTCTGTTTACGCTCGAAGAACGGGTCGAGTTCGCGCGCCATGTCACCTCTCATCTGGATAACGTCAGCGCGAAAGGCTTTTCCGGATTGTTAGTCGATTTTGCCAAAGCCGAAAAAGCGAATGTATTGATCCGCGGCTTGCGTACCACAGTCGATTTCGAATACGAATTTGGTCTCACCAATATGTATCGCCGTTTAATGCCGGGCTTAGAAAGTGTGTTTTTAACGCCCGCCGAAGAGCACGCATTTATCTCATCAACCTTAGTACGAGAAGTGGCGATCCACGGCGGCAATGTGGATGAGTTTGTGCCCACTATTGTGGCTAACGCTCTACATCAAAAGAAAAAAATCTAG
- the mutM gene encoding bifunctional DNA-formamidopyrimidine glycosylase/DNA-(apurinic or apyrimidinic site) lyase, translating into MPELPEVEVSRLGISPHLVGGTIQSLVLRTPKLRWPIPQELKLLEGQTILAIHRRAKYLIIETAVGSAIVHLGMSGSLRILDGDFPAAKHDHVDLVMTSGKRLRYNDPRRFGAWLWCAPDESHEVLGRLGPEPLTEAFNAEYMMDKARNKRIAVKAFIMDNAAVVGVGNIYANESLFTSRIHPLRPAHSLSLEEWQTLVANIKQVLQVAIKQGGTTLKDFTQSDGKPGYFAQELQVYGKAKQPCPHCGEPICEQKIAQRNTFFCPQCQH; encoded by the coding sequence ATGCCGGAATTACCTGAAGTTGAAGTCAGCCGTTTAGGGATCTCGCCACATTTGGTGGGCGGCACCATTCAATCCTTAGTGTTACGTACGCCCAAGTTGCGCTGGCCGATTCCCCAAGAGCTAAAACTACTTGAAGGGCAGACTATTCTCGCGATTCATCGTCGAGCCAAGTATCTGATTATTGAAACCGCCGTCGGCAGTGCGATTGTACATTTGGGTATGTCTGGCTCGCTGCGTATTTTGGATGGTGATTTCCCTGCTGCGAAACACGATCATGTGGATCTGGTGATGACCAGTGGTAAACGGCTGCGCTATAACGATCCGCGCCGCTTCGGGGCTTGGTTATGGTGCGCGCCTGATGAGAGCCACGAAGTGCTCGGGCGTTTGGGGCCTGAGCCGTTGACCGAAGCTTTTAACGCTGAATATATGATGGACAAAGCGCGCAACAAACGCATTGCAGTAAAAGCTTTTATCATGGACAACGCAGCCGTCGTGGGTGTGGGTAATATCTACGCCAATGAATCGCTGTTTACGTCACGCATCCATCCACTGCGTCCCGCTCATTCGCTGAGTTTAGAGGAGTGGCAAACCTTAGTAGCGAACATCAAACAAGTGCTGCAAGTGGCGATTAAGCAAGGCGGCACCACACTGAAAGATTTTACCCAAAGCGATGGTAAGCCGGGTTATTTCGCGCAAGAGCTGCAAGTGTATGGCAAAGCCAAACAGCCTTGTCCCCATTGTGGAGAGCCGATTTGCGAGCAGAAAATTGCCCAGCGCAATACCTTTTTCTGCCCGCAGTGCCAGCATTGA
- the rpmG gene encoding 50S ribosomal protein L33, producing the protein MAKGIREKIRLVSSADTGHFYTTDKNKRNMPGKFEIKKYDPVIRQHVMYKEAKIK; encoded by the coding sequence ATGGCTAAAGGCATTCGCGAAAAAATCCGCCTAGTATCATCTGCAGATACAGGTCACTTTTACACCACTGACAAAAACAAGCGTAACATGCCTGGCAAATTCGAGATCAAGAAATATGATCCTGTAATTCGTCAACACGTTATGTACAAAGAAGCAAAAATCAAGTAA
- the rpmB gene encoding 50S ribosomal protein L28: MSRVCQVTGKRPAVGNNRSHAKNATKRRFLPNLQTHRFWVESEKRFVKLRLTAKGMRIIDKKGIDAVLVEIRARGENV, encoded by the coding sequence ATGTCACGAGTATGCCAAGTAACTGGTAAGCGTCCTGCCGTTGGTAACAACCGCTCACACGCAAAAAATGCTACTAAGCGTCGTTTTCTGCCGAACCTACAAACTCATCGTTTCTGGGTAGAGAGCGAAAAACGTTTTGTTAAACTACGTCTAACTGCTAAAGGTATGCGTATCATCGACAAGAAAGGCATCGATGCTGTTCTTGTAGAGATCCGTGCACGTGGCGAAAACGTTTAA
- the radC gene encoding RadC family protein gives MSLKQLPTESMPREKLLQRGPQSLSDAELLAIFLRTGTQGMNVLALADLLLRDFGSLRALFCASQQEFCRHKGLGEAKYVQLQAVLEMTQRYLAETLKRGDALTSPQQTKLYLSSVLRDRQREAFYILFLDNQHRVIRDEILFEGTIDAASVYPREVVKRALHHNAAAVILAHNHPSGVAEPSQADRRITDRLRDALGLVEIRVLDHFVIGDGEVVSFAERGWI, from the coding sequence ATGAGCCTAAAACAGTTACCCACCGAATCCATGCCGCGTGAAAAATTGCTGCAACGCGGCCCGCAATCATTAAGTGATGCGGAATTGCTGGCGATTTTCCTACGTACAGGCACCCAAGGCATGAACGTGCTCGCCTTAGCTGATCTGCTGCTGCGCGATTTTGGCTCATTGCGCGCACTGTTTTGTGCATCTCAACAAGAATTTTGTCGTCACAAAGGATTGGGGGAGGCGAAATACGTTCAACTGCAAGCCGTTTTGGAAATGACGCAGCGCTACCTCGCAGAAACCTTAAAACGTGGTGATGCCTTGACCAGTCCTCAGCAAACCAAACTTTATTTGTCGAGTGTGTTGCGGGATCGGCAGCGCGAAGCCTTCTATATTTTATTTTTGGATAACCAACATCGCGTCATCCGCGATGAAATATTATTTGAAGGCACTATTGATGCGGCGAGCGTTTACCCACGAGAAGTCGTGAAGCGAGCGCTGCATCATAATGCGGCCGCAGTGATACTCGCGCACAATCATCCTTCAGGGGTTGCGGAACCCAGTCAAGCCGATCGAAGGATCACCGATCGCTTGCGTGACGCTCTCGGGTTAGTGGAGATTCGCGTGCTTGACCATTTCGTGATTGGTGATGGCGAAGTGGTCTCTTTTGCTGAACGTGGCTGGATATAG
- a CDS encoding methyl-accepting chemotaxis protein has translation MLSSLRSRTKLLLLTVIPLIIITTLVTLVYYRSGHESLQQELDQYREALIQAKKNELKAYLMMGVTAVKPLYENDNAGENQEQAKQILKAMRFDSDGYFFAYDSKGVNTLHAIKPELEGKNLYGMKDENGVAVIAGLIDASKTGDGFLYFSWHKPTINAQAPKLGYAEYLPKWDWVLGTGIYIDDVDQQVQAKRQEREAELYDQTVYAISMSVFGLLITIIAVGFVVSRGIAPLQHVVSSLQDVAAGGGDLSARLKVESQDEIGDVAKAFNAFMDKLHPMIEQLRCSAISVEQAAQDLDKQTSAASQKMGHHCLETEKVVAAVTEMSATAREVAGNTQATAQAIESANVQIVSAQTEVNLAIDGIGELVNEVNQTSEAIVHLSQQAAKITQVLKVIGDIADQTNLLALNAAIEAARAGEQGRGFAVVADEVRSLASRTQNSTKEIGDMLNALHQGVNKAVSSMSLSQERGEKTALESVQIKESLAGISQAVHLIHDMGIQTASAAEQQSAVAEEINQNLVAIQHIVTQLNDNLNSSQAISSRLAEAGQEMGSLVGHFKL, from the coding sequence ATGCTGTCTTCTCTACGTAGCCGTACCAAATTACTACTTTTAACTGTCATACCTTTAATCATTATTACCACTCTAGTTACTTTGGTGTATTACCGCAGTGGCCATGAAAGTCTGCAACAAGAACTGGATCAGTATCGTGAGGCGTTGATTCAGGCTAAGAAAAATGAACTCAAAGCCTACTTAATGATGGGGGTCACGGCAGTTAAGCCTCTTTATGAGAATGACAACGCCGGTGAAAACCAAGAACAGGCCAAGCAAATTCTTAAAGCAATGCGTTTTGACAGTGATGGTTACTTCTTTGCTTATGATTCAAAAGGGGTAAATACACTACATGCGATTAAACCTGAGCTGGAGGGAAAAAACCTCTACGGCATGAAAGATGAAAATGGTGTCGCGGTGATTGCTGGCTTAATTGATGCCTCAAAAACGGGAGATGGATTCCTCTATTTCTCTTGGCATAAACCCACCATCAATGCTCAAGCGCCGAAACTGGGTTATGCCGAATACCTGCCGAAATGGGATTGGGTATTGGGTACCGGCATCTATATTGATGATGTTGATCAGCAAGTACAAGCCAAACGCCAAGAACGAGAAGCGGAACTGTATGATCAGACGGTGTATGCCATCAGCATGTCTGTGTTTGGGTTGCTGATTACGATTATTGCTGTTGGATTTGTGGTCTCGCGTGGCATCGCTCCACTACAACATGTCGTCAGCTCTTTACAAGATGTAGCAGCCGGTGGTGGTGATCTCAGTGCTCGCCTGAAAGTTGAGAGCCAAGATGAGATTGGCGATGTGGCTAAAGCGTTTAATGCCTTTATGGATAAGCTGCATCCGATGATCGAACAACTCCGTTGTTCGGCTATTTCGGTTGAACAAGCGGCGCAGGATCTGGATAAGCAAACATCTGCGGCTAGCCAAAAAATGGGTCATCACTGCCTAGAAACCGAGAAAGTGGTGGCGGCGGTGACGGAAATGAGTGCGACAGCGCGTGAAGTGGCTGGCAATACCCAAGCGACCGCTCAAGCCATTGAATCTGCCAACGTACAAATTGTTTCAGCACAAACAGAGGTCAATCTAGCGATTGACGGAATTGGTGAATTGGTGAATGAGGTTAACCAGACATCGGAAGCGATCGTTCACCTTAGCCAACAAGCCGCCAAAATTACGCAAGTTTTGAAAGTGATTGGCGATATCGCCGATCAGACAAACCTGTTGGCACTTAACGCCGCCATTGAGGCCGCGCGTGCTGGTGAGCAAGGGCGTGGTTTTGCCGTGGTGGCGGATGAAGTGCGATCGTTAGCAAGCCGCACCCAAAACAGCACTAAAGAGATTGGTGACATGCTTAACGCGCTACATCAAGGCGTTAATAAAGCGGTAAGCAGCATGAGCCTTAGCCAAGAGCGTGGCGAAAAAACTGCATTAGAATCCGTCCAAATTAAAGAGAGCTTAGCGGGGATCTCCCAAGCGGTGCATTTAATCCATGACATGGGTATCCAAACGGCTTCGGCAGCTGAGCAACAAAGCGCAGTAGCCGAAGAGATCAACCAAAATCTAGTCGCCATTCAACACATCGTTACGCAATTGAACGATAACCTAAACAGTTCGCAAGCAATCAGCTCACGTTTAGCCGAGGCTGGGCAAGAGATGGGATCGCTGGTTGGCCACTTTAAGCTTTAG
- the coaBC gene encoding bifunctional phosphopantothenoylcysteine decarboxylase/phosphopantothenate--cysteine ligase CoaBC gives MQSLTGKKILLGISGGIAAYKCAELTRRLVERGATVQVVMTHAAKEFITPLTMQAVSGRPVSDSLLDPAAEASMGHIELAKWADLVLLAPATADLIARMAAGMGNDLLTTLILATSAPVAIAPAMNQQMYRNIATQENLQTLIRRGYTIWGPAAGEQACGDIGPGRMLEPMELVARCESFFAPKILLGKHVLITAGPTREALDPVRYITNHSSGKMGFALAKAAAQLGAEVTLVSGPVHLPTPVGVNRIDVQSALEMHSAVMKEATSHQIFIACAAVADYRPQAVAEQKIKKNSDNDTLSVEMVKNPDIVASVAALTQNRPFTVGFAAETQDVETYARGKLVRKNLDMICANDVSIAGQGFNSNDNALSVFWKNGQQSLPLTSKEALATAVMQLINDQM, from the coding sequence ATGCAATCATTGACAGGCAAAAAGATTCTGCTCGGTATCAGCGGTGGTATCGCGGCATACAAATGTGCAGAATTGACTCGTCGATTGGTGGAGCGCGGCGCGACCGTGCAAGTGGTCATGACCCACGCCGCCAAAGAATTCATTACTCCGCTAACCATGCAGGCCGTTTCTGGACGTCCAGTGTCGGATAGCTTGCTTGACCCTGCGGCAGAAGCCTCGATGGGGCATATTGAGCTGGCTAAATGGGCCGATTTGGTGCTGCTGGCACCTGCGACTGCTGACCTCATCGCGCGCATGGCCGCAGGCATGGGCAATGATTTACTCACCACGCTCATTCTGGCCACCAGCGCACCAGTAGCGATTGCGCCAGCCATGAATCAGCAGATGTATCGCAATATTGCTACCCAAGAAAATCTACAGACTCTAATACGCCGTGGTTACACCATTTGGGGACCCGCAGCGGGCGAACAAGCCTGTGGTGATATCGGCCCCGGCCGTATGTTGGAGCCGATGGAATTAGTGGCACGCTGCGAAAGCTTCTTCGCACCAAAAATTCTGCTCGGCAAACACGTGCTGATCACCGCGGGTCCAACTCGTGAAGCACTCGACCCAGTACGCTATATCACCAATCACAGCTCAGGAAAAATGGGCTTTGCGCTGGCCAAAGCGGCCGCGCAACTCGGTGCTGAAGTCACATTGGTCAGCGGTCCGGTACATTTACCAACCCCAGTGGGCGTCAATCGCATTGATGTGCAGAGCGCATTAGAGATGCACAGCGCGGTGATGAAAGAGGCGACCTCGCACCAGATCTTTATTGCTTGCGCAGCCGTAGCCGATTATCGCCCACAAGCCGTGGCCGAACAGAAGATCAAAAAGAACAGCGACAACGATACACTGAGCGTCGAGATGGTGAAAAATCCTGATATCGTGGCGTCCGTTGCGGCTCTTACTCAAAATCGACCGTTTACTGTTGGCTTTGCGGCAGAAACACAAGATGTCGAGACGTATGCGCGTGGCAAACTGGTACGTAAAAATCTGGATATGATTTGTGCCAACGACGTATCGATTGCTGGACAGGGCTTCAACAGCAACGACAATGCCTTGAGCGTGTTCTGGAAAAATGGGCAACAAAGCCTGCCTTTGACCAGTAAAGAAGCACTCGCCACCGCGGTGATGCAATTGATTAACGACCAAATGTAG
- a CDS encoding lipid A biosynthesis lauroyl acyltransferase → MQDFFASVDFFIAGHAPSFLLVITADEQKIRRRSQKVCDGDETLEV, encoded by the coding sequence TTGCAGGATTTCTTCGCGTCGGTTGATTTTTTTATTGCCGGCCATGCCCCGTCTTTCCTTTTGGTTATCACTGCTGATGAACAAAAAATACGCCGCCGCAGCCAGAAAGTCTGCGACGGAGATGAAACCCTTGAAGTTTAA
- the slmA gene encoding nucleoid occlusion factor SlmA — MAGNKKINRREEILQALAEMLESNEGASRITTAKLAKQVGVSEAALYRHFPSKARMFEGLIEFIEESLMSRINRIFDEEKDTLNRIRLVMQLLLAFAERNPGLTRILSGHALMFENERLRDRINQLFERIETSLRQILRERKLREGKSFPVDENILAAQLLGQVEGSLNRFVRSDFKYLPTANFDEYWALLSAQIK, encoded by the coding sequence ATGGCCGGCAATAAAAAAATCAACCGACGCGAAGAAATCCTGCAAGCTCTAGCAGAAATGCTGGAATCCAATGAAGGGGCTTCGCGCATTACTACCGCAAAACTGGCCAAACAGGTTGGCGTTTCAGAAGCAGCACTGTACCGCCACTTCCCCAGCAAAGCTCGTATGTTTGAAGGACTGATTGAGTTTATTGAAGAGTCGCTGATGTCGCGCATCAACCGCATCTTTGATGAAGAGAAAGACACACTCAATCGCATTCGTTTAGTCATGCAACTCTTGCTCGCCTTTGCAGAACGTAACCCGGGCTTGACACGTATTCTCTCTGGGCATGCTTTAATGTTTGAGAATGAACGCTTGCGCGATCGCATCAACCAGTTGTTTGAACGCATTGAAACTTCTTTGCGCCAAATTCTGCGCGAACGTAAACTCCGCGAAGGAAAATCCTTCCCGGTCGATGAAAACATTCTTGCCGCGCAATTGCTCGGTCAGGTGGAAGGCAGTCTGAACCGCTTTGTGCGTTCCGATTTCAAATATCTCCCCACCGCTAATTTTGATGAATACTGGGCACTGCTGAGTGCGCAGATTAAGTGA
- the lpxL gene encoding LpxL/LpxP family Kdo(2)-lipid IV(A) lauroyl/palmitoleoyl acyltransferase, whose product MSQEKYSKPAFTLSLLHPKHWGVWFGFGLLALLVNLLPYPVLLKIGRGLGQFSMRFGKKRVHIAKRNLELAFPAMSQNEIDAFVLENFKNTGMALIETGITWFWPTWRFKRVLIDKDTQTLRQHAQAGKGVLLCCVHALNLEITARAYGVLGIGGYGVYRPHTNPAYEFIQYRGRTRNSNQLINRTDIKQMIRVLRQGERLFYLPDQDYGHNKSVFVPFFAVQEACTTTGTSILAYTSHCAIVIGSGFRNAEGRYEIMADKSIEADYPQKDETAAAAYMNKFVEEIILRAPEQWMWLHKRFKSLPDIELTNSRYQ is encoded by the coding sequence ATGAGTCAAGAAAAATACAGCAAACCTGCATTCACACTCTCTTTATTGCACCCTAAACATTGGGGTGTCTGGTTTGGCTTTGGTTTGTTAGCCCTTTTGGTTAACCTACTGCCTTACCCTGTTTTGCTAAAAATCGGCCGCGGTTTAGGGCAATTTTCGATGCGTTTCGGAAAAAAACGCGTTCACATTGCCAAACGCAATCTAGAATTGGCCTTCCCAGCCATGAGCCAAAATGAGATCGACGCTTTTGTACTGGAGAACTTTAAAAATACCGGTATGGCGCTAATTGAAACTGGCATCACTTGGTTCTGGCCAACCTGGCGCTTCAAGCGCGTTTTGATTGATAAAGATACCCAAACGTTGCGCCAACACGCACAAGCGGGCAAAGGGGTACTACTCTGCTGTGTACATGCGCTCAATCTGGAAATTACCGCGCGTGCTTATGGTGTATTGGGCATTGGTGGATATGGTGTTTACCGTCCGCACACTAATCCTGCTTATGAGTTCATCCAGTACCGTGGTCGGACACGCAATAGCAATCAGCTGATCAACCGAACTGATATTAAGCAGATGATCCGCGTGTTACGCCAAGGCGAGCGTCTGTTCTATTTGCCGGACCAAGACTATGGTCACAACAAATCGGTGTTTGTGCCTTTCTTTGCGGTACAAGAGGCGTGCACCACAACCGGCACCAGTATTTTGGCGTACACCAGCCACTGCGCGATTGTGATTGGTTCTGGCTTCCGTAACGCCGAAGGGCGCTATGAGATCATGGCCGATAAATCGATTGAAGCGGACTACCCACAAAAAGATGAAACTGCTGCCGCGGCTTACATGAATAAATTTGTCGAAGAGATTATACTGCGCGCCCCCGAGCAATGGATGTGGCTGCACAAACGCTTCAAATCCTTGCCGGACATTGAACTGACTAACTCGCGCTATCAGTAA
- the lpxN gene encoding lipid A biosynthesis myristoyltransferase LpxN gives MSDQDNGVTRHLHNPQFEWRFLHPKHWGTWIGIAFAALLAFIPWRLRDRLAKPLVPLIIKKNGRVVRRARVNLAYCFPEKSEQEREQILHDTFVKASQFMLGYSELLVRSTRYNNSRGELICEENLLPLLDSGERVILLVPHSWAIDYAAVMLAARGYKVANIMKPQRNPIADWLMHVQRMQYGGRIFTRESGIKPFLRSIQSGYVGYWVPDEDHGPQNSVFVPFFATEKATLKGFGKMAKLCKAHVVPLMSCYNSDSGRYEVHILPALQNFPTGDEEADALAMNRAIEALVTPQPEQYMWNLSLLKTQRDGREIYDNSHHGDQS, from the coding sequence GTGAGCGATCAAGACAACGGCGTGACTCGCCATCTACATAACCCGCAATTTGAGTGGCGCTTTCTGCACCCAAAACATTGGGGGACTTGGATTGGCATCGCTTTCGCAGCACTGTTAGCCTTTATTCCTTGGCGCTTGCGTGATCGACTGGCGAAACCTTTGGTGCCACTCATCATCAAGAAAAATGGCCGCGTAGTACGCCGCGCTCGGGTTAACCTCGCCTACTGCTTTCCAGAGAAAAGTGAGCAAGAGCGCGAACAAATCTTGCATGATACTTTTGTGAAAGCCTCGCAGTTTATGCTCGGTTATTCAGAACTGTTGGTGCGTTCAACTCGCTACAATAACTCGCGTGGCGAACTGATTTGCGAAGAGAACTTGCTGCCACTGCTGGATAGCGGTGAGCGCGTTATTCTGTTAGTCCCGCACTCTTGGGCCATTGATTATGCCGCCGTCATGCTGGCGGCTCGTGGCTATAAAGTCGCCAACATCATGAAACCGCAGCGCAACCCGATTGCCGATTGGCTAATGCACGTCCAGCGCATGCAGTATGGTGGCCGTATTTTTACTCGCGAATCTGGCATCAAACCTTTCTTGCGTTCGATTCAATCTGGCTATGTTGGCTACTGGGTGCCGGATGAAGATCACGGCCCGCAAAACTCCGTGTTTGTACCGTTTTTTGCTACCGAAAAAGCCACGCTCAAAGGGTTTGGCAAAATGGCTAAGCTGTGCAAAGCGCATGTAGTACCTTTGATGTCATGCTACAACAGTGATTCAGGCCGTTATGAAGTGCACATTTTGCCTGCGCTGCAAAACTTCCCAACCGGCGATGAAGAAGCCGATGCACTGGCGATGAACCGAGCGATTGAAGCGCTGGTCACGCCACAGCCGGAGCAGTACATGTGGAACTTGTCGTTGCTGAAAACTCAGCGTGATGGACGAGAGATTTACGACAACTCCCATCATGGTGATCAAAGCTAA